DNA from Amorphoplanes friuliensis DSM 7358:
CGAAGAACAGCCCCTCGAGGAGGCTGATCGCGACGAGCAGTCCGGGCGGGCAGAGCTGGCCCAGCATGCAGCCGCCGAACGACTCCAGGTGCGGCACGACGCCGTGCCCGGCGGTGTCCGCGAGCATCAGGCAGCTCCGCCGCCAGCTGGCCACGGCGTCGCGCAACGGAGTCCGGCTGTACGGCAGGCAGTAGGAGACGGGCCCGCCCTCGGTGGCGTCCAGCCCCAGCTCGATGAGCGCGGCGAAGATGTGCTCCGGCCGTGGCGAGCCGTGGCGTACCTGCACCGGGAAGGTGGCGTCCCGCAGCCCGTCGAGCACGGCCAGGGACGTGGCCCGGGGCAGCGCCACGATCGGATAGCCGTTCAGCGGGGCGTTCTCGCGCAGTGCCCGGGCCACCGACTCGTCGTCGCCGACCCGGGTGTAACTGTCGAGCGTGAGGGTGCCGACCGTGGTGGCCGCGGCGGCCTTCGTCGCCGCCAGGCCCTCGCGCATCAGGGCCGGGTCGCCGAACCCCATGCGGGGCTGGACGACCAGGGCGCCCCGGCTCTGCGCGCGGGTGACGAACTCGCCGAAGGGCGCCGCGGCGGTCACGACGCGACTCGGGCGCTCAACCGTCCGACCAGGGTGCGGAAGCGGGTCAGGTCGCCGTTCTCGAACACGGCGTCGTACCCGGCGGCCCGCAACCGGCGGACCAGGCCGACGTTGCGCAGCCCGTCGGTGCTCAGCTTGCCGCCGATCACCACGGGCGTGCCGGCCAGCTCGGGCCGGGCGCGCAGCTCCTCGATGAGGCGCAGGCCGTCGTGGAAGCCGTGCCCGTTGACGCTGCTGACCACGACCAGGTCGGGATTGTCGCCGAGGCATTCCGCGGCGACGAGTGCGGGCGGGACACAGGCGCCGAGATTGTGCACCCGGCAGCCCATCTCCTCCAGCATCAATTGCAGATAGACGAGGTTCCAGGTGTGTGAGTCGGAGGAGGTCCCGGTCACCAGAATGGACGGGCCCGGAATGGCGTACGTGAGATTCATGAGCGACCCGAAATTGTGCGGCAATCAGCCGGGATCAATTGGTTTCGCGCCGACTCTACTGTGTCCGGACGGTGCCCGGAGGCCCGTACGGTGGCCGCAACCGGCCGCTACGGCCCGGGAACGGCGACCGATGTGGGCGATTTGCTCGGACCGTCGCACCGCCGTGGCCCATCCCATGCAGTTTGCTGTCAGACGCTTCCCCGCACTCGCCCGGTCCCGGTAGAAGTAACGGGGCCGACATCGGCACGGACGATCGGGGAGCGGGCGAAATGGTGGAGCTGCGGACGGCAGAAAGCATTCCGGCGGTCTTGCGGAAAAGCGTGGAGAATACGCCGGACCGCGGAGCCTCGGCTTTTGTCACGCATCTCGACGACCCCACCGGTGTCGCCTGGCTGACCTACGCCGAGCTGGATCGGCGGGCCCGCGCCGCGGCCGTCCAGTTCTCGGCGCACGCCGCCCCCGGCGACCGGATGCTGCTGCTGCACCCGGCCGGGCCCGACTTCCTGATCGCGCTGCTCGGCTGTCTCTACGCCGGCCTGGTCGCGGTCCCGTCCCCCCTGCCCGGCCGGTACGCCCACCAGCGCCGCCGGTTGCGCCTGATCGCCGCCGACGCCGACGTGGCGGCCGTGCTGACCGCCGGCGAGTCCCGCGACGAGGTCACCGGCTGGGCCGCCGAGCAGGAGCTCGGCGCGGTTCCCGTGCTGACGCTGGACGGCACCGCCGACGCGGACGCTTGGACACCGCCGCCGTTGAGCCAGGACACGGTCGCCGTCCTGCAGTACACGTCCGGGTCCACGGGCGACCCCAAGGGTGTGGTCATCGACCACGGCAACATCCTGCACAACGCCGCCACGATCATCGCGGTGACCGGGATGCGACCGGGGTACGCCGTCGGCGGCTGGCTCCCGCACTTCCACGACATGGGGCTGATGGGCCTGCTGCTGCCGCCGTTGCTGGCCGGTTCGGCGAGCGTGATGACCAGCCCGATGGCGTTCCTCAAGCGCCCGCTGCTCTGGTTGCAGATGATCGACCGGTTCAACATCGAGATCAGTGCCGCCCCCGACTTCGCCTACGACCTGTGCGTCGCGAAGGTCACCGACGCCCAGCTCGCCGGCGTCGACCTGTCGCGCTGGCGGGTGGCCATCGACGGCTCCGAGCCCGTCCGCGCGGCGGTCCTCACCCGTTTCCAGGAGCGGTTCGCGGCCGCCGGGCTGCGGCCCGAGGCGGTGACCCCCAGCTTCGGCATGGCGGAGGCGACACTGTTCGTCTCCGGCGCCCCGGACACCCCGTTCGTCATCCGTCACGCCGACACGGATCTGCTGCAGCGCAACGAGTTCCGGCCCGCGACCGGCGACCGGCCCGGCCGTGACGTGGTGTCCTGCGGCGCACCCGTGGACGTCGAGGTGCGGATCGTCGACCCGGACAGCACCGAGGTCCTCGCGGACGGTCAGGTCGGCGAGATCTGGCTGCGCGGCCCGTCGATCGGGCGCGGTTACTGGGGACGCGACGCGGGGACAGCGGGCTTCGGTGCGGTGACCAGCACCGGTGACGGCGGCTATCTGCGTACCGGTGATCTCGGCACGCTCTTCGAGGGTGAGCTCTACGTGACCGGCCGGCGCAAGGACATGCTCGTCCTGCGCGGCCGCAACTACTACCCGCAGGACATCGAACACGAGCTGCGGGTGCACCATCCCGAGCTGTCCGGGCGCGTCGGCGCCTGCTTCTCCGTGCGATCGCGCGACGAGGCGGGCGGGGGCGAGGAGGTCCTCGTGGTCACCCACGAGGTGCGGGGGATCTCCGATCCGGACCGGCTGTCCGCCCTCGCGGCGGCCAT
Protein-coding regions in this window:
- a CDS encoding cobalamin B12-binding domain-containing protein, whose translation is MNLTYAIPGPSILVTGTSSDSHTWNLVYLQLMLEEMGCRVHNLGACVPPALVAAECLGDNPDLVVVSSVNGHGFHDGLRLIEELRARPELAGTPVVIGGKLSTDGLRNVGLVRRLRAAGYDAVFENGDLTRFRTLVGRLSARVAS
- a CDS encoding fatty acyl-AMP ligase — translated: MENTPDRGASAFVTHLDDPTGVAWLTYAELDRRARAAAVQFSAHAAPGDRMLLLHPAGPDFLIALLGCLYAGLVAVPSPLPGRYAHQRRRLRLIAADADVAAVLTAGESRDEVTGWAAEQELGAVPVLTLDGTADADAWTPPPLSQDTVAVLQYTSGSTGDPKGVVIDHGNILHNAATIIAVTGMRPGYAVGGWLPHFHDMGLMGLLLPPLLAGSASVMTSPMAFLKRPLLWLQMIDRFNIEISAAPDFAYDLCVAKVTDAQLAGVDLSRWRVAIDGSEPVRAAVLTRFQERFAAAGLRPEAVTPSFGMAEATLFVSGAPDTPFVIRHADTDLLQRNEFRPATGDRPGRDVVSCGAPVDVEVRIVDPDSTEVLADGQVGEIWLRGPSIGRGYWGRDAGTAGFGAVTSTGDGGYLRTGDLGTLFEGELYVTGRRKDMLVLRGRNYYPQDIEHELRVHHPELSGRVGACFSVRSRDEAGGGEEVLVVTHEVRGISDPDRLSALAAAMRLTVAREFGVQSAAVLLLRPGAVARTTSGKIQRAAMRELFETGALEPVAGDVDHRHVAGPAAVAAR